A window of Nicotiana sylvestris chromosome 8, ASM39365v2, whole genome shotgun sequence genomic DNA:
TGTTATAGTTTAAAAGATtataatttaattatatttttattatttgataTTTTAGAATTAACCCAATTTATTATGTAACAACTCCTCATACTTAGGAACCCATAATATAtcatataatttagttttagctTTATATGAACTAATAAGAATTAACTTTAAAGGAAAGTAAGAATTTTTCAATTTGTTTAAAATGTTATAGATGTTTTTAGGGCATAATACTAAATTTTTCTTAAAGTACGTGCCTTGTTTGTTATAGAGAATTGTAATTAGGAACAACAACTCTTTTTGATAGAAAATTATGGACGTGCTTCTCTTATTCAAGTAGGATTGACGTTGTAAGGTCGGCAATATGTGTAGTTCAAATTGAAAAAGAATTCTATTATTAGGTAATTTACTATTAGATccttaaattatacaaatatttaagggcataaaagtcgatcaatattttggggaTATTTTAGTCGTTCAATATTTAACATAAATTATtcgtacttttataataatatagatatagatatagactAGTCTCTATGTTCGTGCCTTGCACGAAATATTTTATGTCAAATATTACAAAATGCGTAACAAAATTATAAACTTTCACTTACCTAAAAATTCTAATTAACCTAGCTACTTGTTATTGAATATGTATAAAGTTCAACACTTAGTtcctcaaaacaaaacaaaatatgtTATATAATTCGAACAACTCATTAATAAAATTTTGACAACAATATTAGGACAAAATGGAACTAAACATTATGAGAATTATGCTAAAAGTAGTAAAATTACTTTAAAATCCAACTTATAAAGATATTATTTGCTTCAATTTTGTAACTACTCCTAATAAATTTAATATCAGCATTTTTGAAAATATCTAACTATATAAAATTGATTTAACTTAAGCTGAATTGGAATGTACTCTACGTTTTCCTAGAGGAAAATTTAGTGTATTTGATCTTAGATTTCTAATTTCACTTAAGTAACTAAAGGATAATATTTAGTTAAATTTAAAGACATAAATATTGGATAAACTTTTTATAAGACAATCTTATCCAACATAGAACTAAGCTTTGAAAAGACATAAAAATCGATCAGCGTGATATAGTTTTTTgagaatttttttaatttaatatataTTACTATAGTTtcaacattaaataaataccTATTGAACGTAACAGCATAAAGCATAAGAGTAAGTATAAGCTCTTTGATCATTCAAATTTATAGCTTGTTTGGCTAAATTTTTGGAAAgccaattttctttaaaaagtgCTTATTTAGGAGAATTGAGGTGTTTAACCAAGCTTTTAGGAGGAAAATCATCTTTGAATAGCAGCAGAAGCTGATTTCAAAAGGTTATAAACACTTTGGAAAATCATCTTTGAATAGCAGCAGAAGCTGATTTCAAAAGGTTATAAACACTTttaaagcttagccaaacacaATTTGATGATCTAATATTggaaaaagtacttttcaaactaCCAAACTAAACATAAATTGTTTTTATTGAAAAGCACTTTATCATAAAGCACTTATAATAAaaaatactttccaaaataagtaaattTTGGAGGCTTGATTAAACAAACTATATTGTTTAATTTGTTTCCCAATAATATAGGCCAGAAAGCATACGAAACGCAATAACTGAGAAACATACAAAATTATTTATTAACGTCAAATTCATTGACCTTAAACCAAATCAATAtccaaaaaggaaaataaaaagcaAAAGAGAGCTAAAAATAACTTTAAAAACTTTGCCGTGTTTTGTCTAAAACTCCCTAAAAAGATTGGTGATGAATAATGTggaataataattttttaaaaaaagtacttGGCTTAACCTTTTTCTAACTGAAGTGATGTAATATATTTAATTTACATATAAATTGGATAACCAAAAATCAAGCGTACAACATGCATATTGCTATCCATAAAGAATAATGATACTATCCTTTGAAACCATATGCATATTGGTAAGTACAATAGCAGTCCAAAACGAATTCTAATTTTACATCCATGTGTAGTTTAAATCGAATAAGAAGATTCCgtttataatattttaaaatttgaaattacatccatttttaacttggtttattaacaaatattttaattttttaagggCATAAGAGTCTATCAATATTACAGGGATATTTTTATCTATCAACATTTAACGTAAATTATTCGTGCTtaattttataataatatagatagattttGCTGTATTTTAGGGAATATGTTTTATATATTTATTATGTTTATGTTGTAGAATATGTTAATTATTTTAGTTGTTATAAATTCTGAAATTTTTTATGAATTCATACGTAACATGAAAATTTCCCTTATATTTTTGTGAGTAATTATGTGGTTTAAAGTCCAAATGAGCACAGAACTAGTTCTACGATTTAAGTccaaatatttttgtgatttagttaagaaaataatttttataaagatatCATCCAAGTAAAAAACTCTATTCTTAAATCCTAGTGAATATATTATAGGATTCGGAACATATGACACTGCCCCGAACTGTTTCTAGCCGTATAAGCCTCACACGGCGAACTATCGCCGCACGATCTCATTACTTGGATTGCAAATCGTATTGAAGTGATGGAAGATTTCATTGCTTTTGGCACAGTTTGTTTCTCATGGCGAACTGCTGCCACTAAGAATAGTTTTGATGCGCTTTCCCCCCAAGTCCCGTTGCTGATTATCGGGAATTTTATTCTCTTTCCAAAGTTGTTTTCCTTTTCCAGCAGAGGGGTGGCTGTTCACCATGTCATGTAATTAACCAAATTCAACTGCATGCCTTCACAACAAGCTTTAAGGGATTTATTTAGAGGGTCTCAAAGAAGTACCTAATCTATCGCTGCATTGACAAAGCTGTTTTATCTGCCTATCCTTCGGCCCGGAGATCTCAATTGGACTAGTATTGACACTAGAAGATTCGGTGGTGCAGTCTCTAGTATCAATTACTATTATCAAGGTAAATTTTATGCTGTCTTTTACACCGGCGAAGTTTGGGTTTTTGACGGACGTTGCAGGGCCTAGTATTGCTCAACCAATTGTAAAGCCACACTTGCTTGTTTTTCTTAGAGATGATATTTTTCGCCAAGAATCAGTTCAGTTCTATCTAGTTGAGTTATACGGTGCGCTATTGCTTGTTACCCGATTTGGCCATCATAATGACGAAGATTATGGTTACGATACTTTTAAATTTAAAGTATCTGCACTAGATGTAATAAAACGTGAATTGCGGGAGATCAACAACTTGGGAGATTCAACAATTTTTTTGGGCCGTAATGGAGCAAGTTCCGTTGACTCTTCCAAGGTGACGGGAGTCAAGCCTAATCACATATATTTTACCGATGATTGGGTTGAGGAATTTGACTACGTGGAAGGTGGTGGTGGAAGAGATATGGGGGCTTACAATCTTGAAAATGAAAATATTGAATCTTTTTATCCTGGATTATCACTATGTCGTATTTGTCCGCCAACTTGGGTCACACCGTCATTCGGATAATGTGATTTCACTTTTCTCTGCTCATGAATTGtagtataattattttttattatatccAAAGTGTCATTCTAAAGTTAAGTTGATCTATTTATTTTCCCTCATTGTAATCTTGTAATCGTGGCTGAGGGATGGTGTATGAATGTTATCCTTTATAATCAATTCTAATTTTGCTTTTTCTAGATTCTTAATGGATGATGGATGGTGTATGAATCTTGTAATCTGCTTTCTCTTATTGATATTCATTTTGCAAATATTAACCCTAGCGTTTGATTCCCCTCCTACATTCAATCTCTTTCCGGCATGTCATTTTAGTTGTCTGTGTAATGCTATAATGAAATTGCATAGCGAGAATTTTATAGGTAAGACAAATACACGGCTCAGATGCAGAATGTTATTAACTTAGAGTTGACAGGATGTAGCATCCAGGCTTCAATTGTCAACTGAAGTGTTTAAGGCTACAACTTCTATCTCACTCAAGAAGGACCATTATCTACCTGTAAAATATTTTGCTTGCTGATCTTATGGAGCCCGAGATCAAAAGGTAAGAATACTTTCATCTATTACATTTGCAAAGCTGTTCAATAAGAATTCTATATATTATTTGCTATATTCAGTTTAGCTTTTTGTTGCATCGTTGAGTTTGTTTTGATTGACTTTTTAATAAGTAATCTTATTGACGACACCTAGGAGGGAACTGTGTAGGTACAAAATTATCTGAATTTGATCCCTCAATTATTTATGGGATAAATGAACTCCAGTACAAATTCTATATTGCACTAATAGTCAAATTATTTAGACATTTATAGTGTACAAAAGGTAAGAGTTCTACATTCCGTTGGAGCATCTATGAGTTCTTTCAAGCTAAAACTGCCCAACACATACTTAAAATCACATGTATTATCACCAGTGCATCCACTGTGGTTTAGGAACATGTATCAACCCTGCCATATGTATCTACAATGCAAAGGAATGTGATTGACTGATTCTACTTTTTCCTTTACAAAAATCACACGTTGACTGATTCTGCTTTTTCCTTCACAAAATCACATGTTCTGCACAAGTTGTAACTTCTTTTCTGCAAATTATCCTGGGTTAAGCATGCGTTGTTTACAGCAGTCCATCAAGCCAAGCCACTTTTGGTGGTGTTTTTGTTTTCCACATTGTCCTCTAAGCCTATTTGCACCTGTTTCCAACCTGTCCTCTTAGCGGTAAGTTATACAGTAATCTTAGTTCTTACTAAAAACTAACCATGCCCATCCTCCTCCACTGTAGGGTAGCCCACTCATTTGTACACTGATTAACATGCTTAAGGAGTTCTAGTAGTGCATTACTCTACTGATCTCTCAGTCATTGATTTTCCTTTAAACTGGAAGATCCAATTCGCTTCACTTAGACACTGTACATTAATGCTTTTCTTGTCTAGCCATTTATTtatcttcttttatttgttcaaccacaattttttcatttttttttcattgcctATTTTTATTTGACCTTGTCCAAGGATTTCTCCCATAACTTACAATATGTTTCTAAGCTGTGACTCCATGAGTGGATTAACTGGTTTAGTGCACTAGTCATTTCCTTTACCATATATAGTTTGGTCACTCTTTTCTTAGAATTTTTAGTTTGATGAGTTCCTGCAATGACACTGCAACTTGAGGAGTTTTTGGCCAAAAAAGCTTCCTTGAACTACGAGCCAAATGAAAGGTGCAttgattgtttgtgctttggaggatctgatccaatcttgaagggctatacagatgctgatatggcaggtgacattgacaacagaaaatctactactggatatttatttacattttcagggggagctatatcatggcagtctaagttgcagaagtgcgttgcactttcaacaactgaagcagagtacattgccgctacagaaactggcaaggagatgatatggctcaagcgattccttcaagagcttggattgcatcagaaggagtatgtcgtctattgtgacagtcaaagtgcaatagaccttagcaagaactctatgtaccatgcaaggaccaaacacattgatgtgagatatcattggattcgagaaatggtagatgatgaatctctaaaagtcttgaagatttctacaaatgagaatcccgcagatatgctgaccaaggtggtaccaaggaacaagttcgagctatgcaaagaacttgtcggcatgcattcaaactagaagacagtgctacctcctctggatgaatgagactggagggggagattgatgatgtccatctcattgaagaagtattaggcatgtgcctaataagagttttctttggtttggtagccaaccttgttgacttggtttggttggtagccaaccttgttgaattagtttggtttggtagccaaccttgttgaatttctttggtttggtagccaactttgttgaattgtgaaaagtgtgtgtaaattgtcaaatattgtaggctttagagggtgaagctttggctataaaaggagagcttcaactctcatttcttcacaccaacaaagagagaaagaaagagtgaggtttcacagacaaggtataagaaaatagtctgtgaggaaaatagagagtgagcgatattgtagtgaggtgagaatatcaaaagggggttatttcttttgagtgttgtagtggtctttggagtattttactcagacctacaaagtgtaaaattccttactatagtgatatcagttgctcctctcggggtcgtggttttttcccttattcagaagggttttccacgtaaaaatcttggtgtcattgttactcttttattcttgttaattaccgtatctcggtgctacattattattccgctttattaccgtgaatattattttggtaaggggtttattcccaacaactggtatcagagcacaggttctgctcgttcactgaaatactattcactgtcggtagtactatacttggtgaaaaataaaaatgtccggagtaaagtacgaggtagcaaaattcaacggagataacggtttctcaacatggcaaagaaggatgagagatctgctcatccaacaaggattacacaaggttctagatgttgattccaaaaagcctgataccatgaaagctgaggattgggctgacttggatgaaagagctgctagtgcaatcaggttgcacttatcagatgatgtggtaaataacatcattgatgaagacactgcacgtggaatttggacaaggttggaaagcctatacatgtccaaaacgctgacaaataaattgtacctgaagaagcagttatacgccctacacatgagtgaaggtacgaattttttgtcacatttaaatgtgtttaacggactaatcacacagcttgccaacctcggagtgaaaatcgaggaagaagataaagccatcttgctattgaactcgttgccatcttcgtacgataatttggcaacaaccatcctgcacggtaagactactattgagttgaaagatgtcacatcggctcttctactcaatgagaagatgagaaagaagcctgaaaatcaaggacaggctctcatcacagaaggtagaggcaggagttatcaaaggagttcgaacaactatggtagatccggagctcgtgggaagtcaaagaaccgatccaaatcaagagccagaaattgctacaactgtgatcaaccaggtcacttcaaaagaaattgcccaaatccaaggaagggcaaaggtgaaaccagtggccagaagaatgacgacaacacaaccgccatggtgcaaaacaatgataatgttgtcctctttataaatgaggaagaggaatgcatgcacctgttaGGTCCAGAGTCAGAATGGGTCGTTGACACAGCGGCTTCTTActatgccacaccggtaagagatcttttttgcagatatgtagcaggtgatttcggcacagtgaaaatgggtaacacaagttactcaaagattgcagggattggtgacatttgtatcaagacaaatgtcggatgcacattggttctaaaggatgtgcggcatgtacctgatttacggatgaacttgatctcgggaattgctttagaccgagatggatacgagagctattttgcaaatcaaaagtggagactcactaagggatcattggtgattgcaaagggagttgctcgtggcacgttgtacaggacaaatgcagaaatatgccaaggtgaattgaacgcggcacaagatgagatttctgtagatttgtggcacaaaagaatgggtcatatgagcgagaagggattgcagattcttgccaagaaatcactcatttcttatgccaaaggtacaacggtaaaaccttgtgactactgtttatttggtaagcagcatagagtctcatttcagacatcgtctgaaagaaaattgaatatacttgatttagtatattctgatgtttgcggcccaatggaaattgaatcaatgggcggtaacaaatattttgttacttttattgatgatgcttcacgaaaattatgggtttatattttgaaaaccaaagatcaggtgtttcaagttttccagaagtttcatgctctagtagaaagggagacgggtcgaaagctaaagcgtctccgaagtgacaatggaggtgagtacacttcaagggaatttgaagagtattgttcaagtcatgggatcagacatgaaaagacagttcctggaaccccacagcacaatggcgtagccgagaggatgaaccgcaccattgtggagaaggtgagaagcatgctcagaatggctaaactgcctaagtcattctggggtgaagcagttcagacagcctgttacctgatcaataggagtccatcagttccgttggcgtttgaaatcccagagagagtttggaccaacaaggaggtgtcctactcgcatctgaaggtgttcggttgcagagcttttgcatgtcacacctcctttttccgcacccgcgaggtgcgaaggagttttttccaattaaaggacaatcgaaacatgatttgtttatttacttcagagtcgccacttgggagatttagagtgtcccaagtcaccaattttaatcccgaatcgaggaaaataatgactctatattacagtttgcgtaccagaaatccggataaggaattctgttaacccgggagaaggtgttaggcattcccgagttccgtggttctagcacggtcgctcaactgttatattcggcttatttatctgattttaatacaattgtgaactgatgtgccaattttaactttttaccactttattattattattattattttacaagaatgtgaacatcgcttaaaacatgtctttggacgatgtcacatgaaatgcacccacaatccggaacgtattttatttgatgttttgggatttggatttgggtcgcatgaaatgcacacccaagtttaagaaagtagattattaaacgcgcgcctaaagagactagcgtgttattattttgggaaggccgtgaaatttgctaaacggacctcctgaattctaagtaattttaaaacaagtatttactgagggccccgcaatttgtatttttattcgacgaggctcatctcattcttatttttaaaggaatttgcaacgtcgtggacataCATCTCGACCCGCGT
This region includes:
- the LOC138875949 gene encoding uncharacterized protein, which gives rise to MLSFTPAKFGFLTDVAGPSIAQPIVKPHLLVFLRDDIFRQESVQFYLVELYGALLLVTRFGHHNDEDYGYDTFKFKVSALDVIKRELREINNLGDSTIFLGRNGASSVDSSKVTGVKPNHIYFTDDWVEEFDYVEGGGGRDMGAYNLENENIESFYPGLSLCRICPPTWVTPSFG